Proteins encoded together in one Penicillium digitatum chromosome 1, complete sequence window:
- a CDS encoding BZIP transcription factor, putative, protein MQPALAPAPHPSMQTSAQDHADQVLHDQLLAAQHHLGGRPQGAPGQQQHLQPNNASPRDQPNIDPAISGAMLGAPQTPTQPQGSPPSDGGSKSYGKRELSTSKRAAQNRAAQRAFRQRKETYIRKLEEEVKNIDPLKEQVKSLVGENYQLREYIINLQSRLLEAQGEVPELPANIDLSQPRTTEMALASAGVQNSSPSGSVPTPGPQGQHPSSVSDDMNSLNRIAAATLGMRKHPDDTTFLNNNSFQQNKRVRTDDNQDGNDGVNKQEVSHGLPMVN, encoded by the exons ATGCAGCCTGCACTGGCGCCAGCACCGCATCCAAGCATGCAAACCTCTGCTCAG GATCACGCGGATCAGG TCCTCCATGACCAGCTTTTAGCTGCTCAGCATCACCTGGGCGGTCGCCCCCAGGGTGCCCCAGGCCAGCAACAGCACTTACAGCCCAATAATGCTAGCCCGCGAGACCAGCCAAACATTGACCCTGCTATCTCGGGTGCCATGCTCGGCGCTCCCCAAACCCCCACCCAACCCCAGGGTTCTCCCCCATCCGACGGCGGCTCCAAAAGCTATGGCAAGCGTGAACTGTCCACTTCCAAGCGTGCTGCCCAGAACCGTGCTGCCCAG CGTGCATTCCGCCAGCGCAAGGAAACATACATCCGCAAGCTCGAGGAAGAGGTCAAGAACATCGACCCCCTCAAGGAGCAGGTCAAGTCCCTGGTCGGCGAGAACTATCAGCTGCGCGAATACATCATCAACTTGCAATCGCGTCTTCTCGAAGCCCAGGGTGAAGTCCCCGAGCTCCCGGCCAACATCGATTTGAGCCAACCCCGCACAACAGAAATGGCGCTTGCCTCTGCCGGAGTCCAGAACTCCAGCCCCTCGGGCTCGGTACCCACCCCGGGTCCCCAGGGCCAGCACCCCAGTTCTGTATCTGATGACATGAATTCTCTGAACCGCATCGCTGCTGCAACCCTCGGCATGCGCAAGCACCCCGATGACACGACCTTCCTCAACAACAATAGCTTCCAGCAGAATAAGCGGGTACGCACGGATGATAATCAAGACGGAAACGATGGCGTGAACAAGCAAGAGGTTTCTCATGGTCTTCCGA